In a single window of the Sphingosinicella microcystinivorans genome:
- a CDS encoding CoA transferase subunit B, whose protein sequence is MPWNRDGMAARAAKELKDGFYVNLGIGMPTLVANYIAEDIDVTLQSENGMLGMGPFPLENEVDPDLINAGKQTITELRRTSYFSSSDSFAMIRGGHIDLSILGAMEVAENGDLANWMIPGKMVKGMGGAMDLVAGVKRIIVLMDHTNKAGESKFLKACTLPLTGKEVVDVVISDLGVFERPAKGRPFRLIELAPDVTPEEVAAKTEAHYEVAL, encoded by the coding sequence ATGCCCTGGAACCGCGACGGCATGGCGGCGCGCGCCGCCAAGGAACTGAAGGACGGCTTCTACGTGAACCTCGGCATCGGAATGCCGACGCTGGTCGCGAACTACATCGCCGAGGACATCGACGTGACGCTGCAAAGCGAGAACGGCATGCTCGGCATGGGGCCGTTCCCGCTTGAGAACGAGGTCGACCCGGACCTCATCAACGCGGGCAAGCAGACGATCACCGAGCTGCGCCGCACGAGCTACTTCAGCTCCTCCGACAGCTTCGCGATGATCCGCGGCGGCCATATCGACCTGTCCATTCTGGGCGCGATGGAAGTCGCCGAGAACGGCGACCTCGCCAACTGGATGATCCCCGGCAAGATGGTGAAGGGCATGGGCGGCGCGATGGACCTCGTCGCCGGCGTCAAGCGCATCATCGTGCTGATGGACCACACCAACAAGGCGGGCGAATCGAAGTTCCTGAAGGCCTGCACGCTGCCGCTGACCGGCAAGGAGGTGGTGGACGTGGTGATCTCCGACCTCGGCGTCTTCGAGCGGCCCGCCAAGGGCCGGCCCTTCCGCCTGATCGAGCTTGCCCCGGACGTCACGCCGGAGGAGGTCGCGGCCAAAACCGAGGCGCACTACGAGGTCGCGCTGTAG
- a CDS encoding 5'-nucleotidase, lipoprotein e(P4) family, translating into MNRLAAVCLMAALHGCAGGGVPRTTQPLAWTLGSAEAGAIAAQTYRALVRSVEARLPAAAGTPSAVLGSDGTPLPCTAETAQRPAAVFDVDETLIWNVGYAYHEARSNAPFDETSWDAWEREGAEKAVAMPGAKAALGALRALGVTPVFNTNRSAGNAKHTEAMLAHAGLGPAVHGETLFLKGDVDGTSGKDGRRAEIAGRFCVLALAGDQNGDFTDAIDNGPAGKRPMAERREIAATRFGAHWGADWFVLPNPLYGGWNDPPMNRDEVVAPEQRWTYKGNH; encoded by the coding sequence GTGAACCGCCTTGCGGCGGTCTGCCTGATGGCAGCGCTGCACGGCTGTGCAGGCGGCGGCGTGCCCCGCACGACGCAGCCGCTCGCGTGGACACTGGGCTCGGCGGAAGCAGGCGCGATCGCCGCGCAGACCTACCGCGCGCTGGTGCGCTCGGTGGAGGCGCGGCTGCCCGCAGCGGCAGGCACGCCGTCCGCCGTCCTCGGGTCCGATGGAACGCCGCTGCCCTGCACGGCGGAAACCGCGCAGCGCCCCGCCGCCGTTTTCGACGTGGACGAGACGCTGATCTGGAACGTCGGCTACGCCTATCATGAAGCCCGCAGCAACGCGCCGTTCGATGAGACGAGCTGGGACGCGTGGGAGCGCGAAGGCGCGGAGAAGGCCGTGGCGATGCCCGGCGCGAAGGCGGCGCTGGGTGCGCTCCGCGCGCTCGGCGTGACCCCCGTGTTCAACACCAACCGCAGCGCCGGAAACGCGAAGCACACGGAGGCCATGCTGGCGCACGCCGGTCTCGGCCCGGCCGTGCACGGCGAAACGCTGTTCCTGAAGGGCGACGTCGACGGCACGTCGGGCAAGGACGGCCGCCGCGCCGAGATCGCGGGGCGCTTCTGCGTGCTCGCGCTCGCGGGCGACCAGAACGGCGACTTCACCGACGCCATCGACAACGGCCCCGCCGGCAAGCGCCCGATGGCCGAGCGCCGCGAGATCGCCGCGACGCGCTTCGGCGCGCACTGGGGCGCCGACTGGTTCGTGCTGCCCAATCCCCTTTACGGCGGCTGGAACGATCCGCCGATGAACCGCGACGAGGTCGTCGCGCCCGAGCAACGCTGGACGTACAAAGGAAACCACTGA